Proteins from a genomic interval of Helicoverpa zea isolate HzStark_Cry1AcR chromosome 13, ilHelZeax1.1, whole genome shotgun sequence:
- the LOC124636042 gene encoding uncharacterized protein LOC124636042, with protein MSDFSDDDDIYLTPTELIETVNNVQMTFLPQQSREKYLKQYEMFNTWRIAKGAKTFSENVLLAYFVELYKTRKSSTLWSTYSMLKATIKMKKDINIETYTKLLAFLKRASSGHQPKKSKVFTASEIEKFVNNAPDSMYLAAKVVLIIGINGACRTNELTLLNVTNIEKHSDELLLIHLTNTKTKRDRNFVIRKEYAAIVEKYKALRPLNTPTNRFFLQYRNGKCVRQPMGSNKIGSIPGEIATFLELPEPQLYTGHCFRRTSATLLADSGADLLSLKRHGGWKSNAVVEGYIEDSIENKSKICKGIVGAITLNKPLSDPWTGPSTSTMSRQPTSMGSGDQQVPSRVSANGGCV; from the exons atgagtGATTTTAGTGACGACGACGACATATATTTGACGCCGACAGAATTGATCGAAACTGTAAATAATGTACAGATGACCTTTCTCCCTCAACAATCACGCGAGAAGTATTTGAAACAATATGAAATGTTCAATACATGGCGAATAGCTAAAGGTGCCAAAACATTTTCAGAAAACGTTTTGCTTGCAtattttgttgaattatatAAGACGAGGAAATCTAGCACACTATGGAGTACTTACTCAATGCTAAAAGCAACGATTAAGATGAAAAAAGATATTAATATCGAAACATATACTAAGTTACTGGCATTTTTAAAAAGAGCCTCATCTGGTCATCAACCAAAAAAATCGAAAGTTTTCACAGCATCCGAAATAGAAAAGTTTGTTAACAATGCACCAGATTCCATGTATTTGGCGGCAAAA GTTGTTCTTATTATTGGCATAAACGGAGCATGTAGAACAAATGAACTAACACTGCTTAATGTCACAAATATTGAGAAACATTCGGATGAATTGTTATTGATACACTTAACGAATACAAAGACCAAAAGAGACCGCAACTTCGTCATTCGCAAGGAGTACGCAGCGATTGTAGAGAAATACAAAGCTTTACGCCCTCTTAACACTCCAACCAATCGATTTTTTCTACAATATCGCAACGGAAAGTGTGTTCGACAGCCTATGGGTTCTAATAAAATTGGCAGTATCCCAGGAGAAATAGCGACATTTCTCGAACTCCCAGAACCTCAACTGTACACGGGTCATTGTTTCCGACGAACTTCAGCCACACTTTTGGCCGATTCAGGAGCTGATCTTCTGTCTCTTAAGCGTCATGGAGGCTGGAAGTCTAATGCGGTAGTAGAAGGATATATAGAGGATTCTATCGAAAATAAGTCTAAAATATGTAAAGGCATCGTGGGAGCCATTACACTGAACAAGCCTTTGTCAGATCCTTGGACTGGCCCTTCCACATCAACAATGAGCCG acAACCGACGTCAATGGGATCGGGGGACCAACAGGTTCCTAGTAGGGTCTCCGCTAACGGTGGTTGTGTGTAG